In a single window of the Lasioglossum baleicum chromosome 10, iyLasBale1, whole genome shotgun sequence genome:
- the LOC143212735 gene encoding uncharacterized protein LOC143212735 → MQQTVSKPHCRQESYSGGMRQRTDVHVFDLRPEIQTQTSMAVALQMRAPNLQITLAHLERSLNCARNGEAYGGEYSEPGLLGKTCASQVCQVWQVLPTGDIVEEASEARVRSGAETELSDLREEIHPQVQIDPPLSFL, encoded by the exons ATGCAGCAAACAGTATCGAAGCCTCACTGCCGTCAGGAATCATATTCGGGTGGAATGCGGCAAAGAACCGACGTTCATGTGTTCGATTTGCGGCCGGAAATTCAAACACAAACATCGATGGCAGTCGCATTGCAGATGCGTGCACCAAACTTACAAATAACCCTTGCGCACCTAGAACGCTCATTGAACTGCGCCCGGAA TGGCGAGGCTTACGGTGGCGAATATTCAGAACCTGGCCTGCTGGGGAAGACCTGTGCCTCACAAGTGTGCCAGGTGTGGCAAGTGTTACCAACTGGAGACATCGTTGAAGAGGCATCAGAGGCTCGAGTGCGGAGTGGAGCCGAGACAGAGCTGTCCGATTTGCGAGAAGAAATTCACCCACAGGTTCAAATTGACCCACCACTTAGCTTCCTGTAG
- the LOC143212558 gene encoding uncharacterized protein LOC143212558, protein MLASPTNLSFIPALVYRVKRRVEENFVTESRQGLLATMLLSQDIHQPRDNSDALWNQLCYTETPYKPNRIQRGKDSKDAEAKYVCNRCGKTYKATTSLSRHKRLECGVVPCEVCPICDRRFKHRFVLNSHIVGCQKKLRHIMQKCRDSPVLGEKPE, encoded by the exons ATgcttgcttcccccaccaacctcTCTTTCATACCAGCCCTGGTCTACAGGGTGAAAAGAAGGGTCGAGGAGAATTTCGTAACAGAGTCCCGCCAGG GGCTTCTGGCGACGATGCTGCTATCGCAAGACATTCATCAGCCACGCGACAACAGCGACGCGCTGTGGAACCAGCTCTGTTACACCGAGACGCCTTACAAGCCGAACAGAATCCAGAGAGGGAAGGATTCGAAGGACGCCGAGGCGAAGTACGTGTGCAACAGGTGCGGGAAAACGTACAAGGCGACTACCTCGTTGAGCCGACACAAACGGCTCGAGTGCGGCGTCGTCCCCTGCGAGGTTTGCCCTATCTGCGACCGGAGGTTCAAGCACAGATTCGTGTTAAACTCGCACATCGTCGGATGCCAGAAGAAGCTGCGGCACATCATGCAAAAGTGCCGCGACTCGCCCGTTCTCGGCGAGAAACCGGAGTAG